Part of the Natrialbaceae archaeon AArc-T1-2 genome, CTCGAGGGCGTACTCGAGGGCCGCACGATTCAGCTCGTAGAACGTCTCGTAGGTCTCGAGGTGGTTCGCCACCATCGTGTACTGCAGCGAGCGGGCACGCCAGCGCCGGGAGATCGGTTCGGGGTCGCCGACGCGGGCGGCCAGCGCCCGCTCGACGGAGTCGACGTCGACGAGCGTACTGTAGGAGTCGACGGTGATCGTGGAGACGCGGTCGGGATCGAATGCCATGTGGTACCGTCTCGCTCGAGGACCGTAACCGGTGTGGGGTGGAGACGGGCCAGGCGTCGGCGATCACTGCTCGCCCGGAAGCTCCTCGGCGTCGGGGCCGAACTCGGCCTCGAGCAGGTCGGGGACGTCCGCGGGTGTGACCTCGTCGTACCACTCGTCACGTGGCTGGATCGTCACCGCCGTTCCCTCCTCGCTACAGAGGCCCAGACAGGACGCACTCGAGACGGAGACGGTCGACCAGAAGGCGTTTCGCTCGCGCAGCCACTCCTTGATCGCCGCCTCGACCTCGGGGCCGTGTG contains:
- a CDS encoding (2Fe-2S) ferredoxin domain-containing protein, with translation MNRRTDEQKGRGLTDHVFVCTNDRDSEYACCRDAHGPEVEAAIKEWLRERNAFWSTVSVSSASCLGLCSEEGTAVTIQPRDEWYDEVTPADVPDLLEAEFGPDAEELPGEQ